GCACTGGAATGGTAAAACAATTGTTGATTTGGAACGTCGTTTCCTTGATACAAATGGTGTGCGTACAGTAGTAGATGTTAAGGTGGTTGACAAGGATGTCAAGCTTCCAGAAGAACGCAAAACCTCTGCTGAAACCCTTGAAGCAGATACGCTTGAAGTTTTGGCTGACCTTAACCATGCAAGTCAAAAAGGTTTACAAACTATGTTTGATAGCTCGGTTGGTCGTTCAACAGTCAATCACCCACTTGGTGGTCGATACCAAATTACTCCAACTGAAGCTTCTGTTCAGAAATTGCCAGTCCAATATGGCGTGACAACAACTGCCTCTGTCATAGCCCAAGGATTTAACCCATACATCGCAGAATGGTCTCCATATCATGGTGCTGCATATGCAGTCATCGAAGCAACAGCTCGTTTGGTTGCTGCTGGTGCAAACTGGTCTAAGGCTCGTTTCTCTTACCAAGAATACTTCGAGCGTATGGATAAAAAAGCAGAGCGTTTTGGTCAACCAGTATCAGCTCTTCTTGGATCAATCGAAGCTCAGATTCAACTTGGTTTACCATCTATTGGTGGTAAGGACTCTATGTCAGGCACCTTTGAAGAATTGACAGTACCACCAACCTTGGTTGCTTTTGGGGTGACAACAGCAGACAGTCGTAAGGTCCTTTCTCCAGAATTTAAGGCTGCTGGTGAAAATATCTACTACATCCCAGGTCAAGCTTTGGCCCAAGAGATTGATTTTGATCTCATCAAGTCTAACTTTGCTCAGTTTGAAGCTATCCAAGCTGATCACAAAGTGACAGCTGCATCAGCTGTCAAATATGGTGGTGTCATTGAAGCTCTTGCACTTGCAACGTTTGGGAACCATATCGGGGCGACTGTAACCCTTGAAAATCTGGGGACTGCATTAACAGCTCAATTGGGAGGATTCATCTTCACATCTCCGGAAGAGATTGCAAGTGTTGGCAAGATTGGACAAACAGTAGCTGACTTTACACTTGCTGTCAATGGTGTAACGCTTGATGGACATAAACTTGACAGTGCCTTTCAAGGTAAATTGGAAGAGGTTTACCCAACTGAATTTGCACAAGCAACTGAGTTAGAAGAAGTACCTGCTGTGACGTCAGATACTGTTATAAAAGCTAAAGAAGTAGTTGAGAAACCAGTGGTTTACATCCCAGTATTCCCAGGTACTAACTCTGAGTATGACTCTGCTAAGGCCTTTGAAAAAGAAGGTGCCAAAGTCAACTTAGTCCCATTTGTAACATTGAATGAAGAAGCGATTGTCAAGTCTGTTGTCACCATGGTTGACAATATCGAAAAAGCTAACATTATCTTCCTTGCAGGTGGCTTCTCAGCAGCGGATGAACCAGATGGAGCAGCTAAATTTATCGTTAACATCTTGCTCAATGAAAAAGTGCGTGCAGCTATTGATAGCTTCATCGAACGTGGTGGTTTAATCATCGGTATCTGTAACGGGTTCCAAGCTCTTGTCAAATCAGGTCTCCTTCCATACGGTAACTTTGAAGATGCAAGCAGTACTAGTCCAACCCTCTTCTACAATGATGCCAACCAACACGTGGCTAAGATGGTTGAAACACGTATTGCCAATACTAACTCACCTTGGCTTGCTGGAGTGAAAGTTGGTGACATCCATGCCATCCCAGTATCACACGGTGAAGGTAAATTTGTCGTGACGACTGAAGAATTTGCGGAGCTTCGCGATAATGGTCAAATCTTTAGCCAATATGTTGACTTTGAAGGAAAACCTAGCATGGATTCTAAATATAATCCAAATGGTTCTGTCAATGCTATTGAAGGTATCACAAGCAAGAACGGTCAAATTATTGGTAAGATGGGACACTCAGAACGTTTCGAAGATGGTCTCTTCAAAAATATTCCAGGAAATAAAGAACAGCACCTCTTTGCGTCAGCGGTTAAATACTTCACTGGAAAATAATAGAGCGAGTTTAGCGCACTCAGTAATGATATTTTTCGCTGTAGCGATATTCTTAGAGAACTGGAGAATTTTGTAAAATCGAGATCAAATTGGAAGAATGAGACGCTAGAAATAGCTATACTCGTTCGTGTTACCTAAGAAAAATATCACAAATAAAAGGTATATAAAATGACATACGAAGTTAAATCTCTTAATGAAGAATGTGGTATTTTTGGAATTTGGGGTCACCCAGATGCTGCCAAATTAACTTATTTCGGACTTTATAGTCTTCAACACCGTGGCCAAGAGGGGGCAGGAATTCTCTCAAATGATGCGGGTCAATTGAAGCGTCATCGTGATATGGGGCTTCTCTCAGAAGTTTTCCGTGATCCAGCCAACTTAGACAAGCTGACTGGTAAGGCTGCTATTGGTCATGTTCGTTATGCGACTGCCGGTGAGGCTTCTGTAGACAATATTCAACCATTCATGTTTAAGTTTCACGATGGACAGCTTGGTCTTGCTCATAATGGGAATTTGACTAATGCAGTGTCACTAAGACGTGAGTTGGAGAAGAATGGGGCCATTTTTAGCTCAACTTCTGATTCAGAAATCTTAGCTCACTTGATTCGTCATAGCCACAACCCATCCTTTATGGGCAAGGTGAAAGAAGCTTTGAATACTGTTAAAGGTGGATTTGCTTACCTCCTCATGCTTGAGGACAAGCTAATTGCAGCCTTGGATCCAAATGGTTTTCGTCCCCTTTCTATTGGTAAGATGGCCAATGGAGCTATCGTGGTTTCATCTGAAACCTGTGCCTTTGAAGTAGTTGGAGCAGAGTGGATTCGCGATGTAAATCCAGGTGAAGTTGTTATCATCGATGATAACGGCATCACTTACGATAACTATACAACGGACACTCAATTGGCTGTTTGCTCAATGGAGTATATCTACTTTGCCCGTCCTGATTCAAATATCCGAGGGGTCAATGTCCATACAGCTCGTAAACGTATGGGTGCTCAATTAGCACGTGAGTTCAAACATGAAGCAGATATTGTCGTTGGTGTGCCTAATTCATCACTTAGTGCAGCCATGGGATTTGCAGAAGAATCAGGCTTGCCAAATGAAATGGGCTTGATAAAAAACCAATACACCCAACGTACCTTTATCCAACCAACACAAGAATTGCGTGAGCAAGGAGTTCGTATGAAACTCTCTGCCGTATCAGGTGTTGTTAAAGGCAAACGTGTGGTTATGATTGACGACTCTATTGTACGTGGGACAACCTCACGTCGTATCGTTAATTTGCTAAAAGAAGCAGGAGCAACAGAGGTTCACGTAGCAATCGGTAGTCCAGCCCTTGCCTATCCATGTTTCTACGGTATCGATATTCAAACACGTAAGGAATTGATTGCGGCCAATCATACAGTTGAGGAAACACGCGAAATCATTGGTGCGGATAGCTTGACTTACTTGTCAATCGATGGCTTGATTGATTCTATTGGAATTGACACAGATGCACCAAACGGTGGCCTTTGTGTGGCTTACTTTGATGGTGAATATCCAACACCATTGTATGACTACGAAGAACGCTATTTGGAAAGTTTGAAAGAACACACTTCTTTCTATTAAGAGTAGTCTAGAAGGAAAAAAGAGTAAAAAATTATGTCTAAAAATGCTTACGCTCCACGTCTAACTACTGACTAAAAGCTAAAGCATTTGTCAGTAGACGCTTTGCCCTATGGAGTCAAAGCTGGAGACCTGACTAGTATTTTTCTCGAAAAAAGAAAAGGAATAAACAAATGACAAATAAAAATGCGTATGCCCAATCGGGTGTGGACGTTGAAGCAGGTTATGAAGTTGTTGAACGTATCAAAAAACATGTTGCCCGTACAGAGCGTGCAGGTGTCATGGGAGCTCTCGGTGGCTTCGGTGGTATGTTTGACCTTTCAAAAACAGGTGTCAAAGAGCCCGTTTTGATTTCAGGTACAGATGGTGTCGGTACTAAACTCATGCTTGCTATCAAGTACGATAAACACGATACTATCGGTCAAGACTGTGTGGCTATGTGTGTTAACGATATTATCGCTGCAGGTGCTGAGCCCCTTTACTTCCTTGACTACGTAGCAACTGGTAAAAATGAACCAGCTAAGTTGGAACAAGTCGTTGCTGGTGTGGCTGAGGGTTGTGTGCAATCTGGTGTGGCCCTCATTGGTGGTGAGACTGCTGAGATGCCTGGTATGTATGGCGAAGACGACTATGACTTGGCTGGTTTCGCAGTAGGTGTCGCTGAAAAATCACAAATCATCGACGGTTCAAAAGTAGCCGAAGGTGATGTGCTTCTTGGACTTGCCTCAAGCGGTATCCACTCAAATGGTTACTCACTCGTTCGTCGTGTTTTTGCTGATTACACAGGTGAAGAAGTCCTCCCAGAACTTGAAGGGCAAAAACTTAAAGACGTTCTTCTTGAACCAACTCGTATCTATGTCAAAGCAGCTTTGCCATTGATTAAAGAAGAATTGGTTAACGGTATTGCCCACATCACAGGTGGTGGTTTCATCGAAAATGTACCACGTATGTTCTCAGATGACTTGGCTGCTGAGATTGACGAAAGCAAGGTCCCAGTACTTCCAATTTTCAAAGCTCTTGAAAAATATGGTGAAATCAAACATGAAGAAATGTTTGAAATCTTCAACATGGGTATTGGTCTCATGCTTGCGGTGAAACCAGAAAATGTGGAACGTGTCAAAGAACTTCTTGACGAACCTGTTTATGAAATCGGTCGAATTGTGAAGAAGGATGGCGCAAGTGTGGTGATTAAATAATGGCTAAAAGGATTGCTGTATTTGCCTCTGGCAACGGCTCAAACTTCCAGGTGATTGCGGAACAATTTCCAGTAGAATTTGTCTTTTCAGATCACCGTGATGCCTATGTCTTAGAACGTGCCAAAAATCTAGGCGTGGCTAGCCATGCCTTTGAACTCAAGGAATTTGACAATAAAGCAGCTTATGAAGAAGCCATCGTCAAACTCTTGGATGAACACCAGATTGACTTGGTTTGTTTGGCCGGTTATATGAAAATCGTCGGTCCAACCTTGCTAGCAGCTTATGAAGGCCGTATCATCAATATTCACCCGGCTTATCTTCCTGAATTTCCGGGAGCTCATGGCATTGAGGATGCTTGGAATGCAGGTGTTGACCAGTCTGGCGTGACTATTCACTGGGTGGATTCTGGCGTTGATACCGGTAAGGTCATCAAACAAGTCCGTGTCCCACGCCTTGAAGGTGATACCCTTGATACTTTCGAGACTCGCATCCACGAAACAGAGTACAAGCTCTATCCAGAAGTATTGGATAGTTTGGGAGTAGCGAGAAAATGAGGAAGTGCTAGAGTTGAATGAAAATTTTCGACTGTAGCAGAGAAAGAACTCTAAAAAAGGAAAATAAAATGACTAAACGCGCACTAATTAGTGTCTCAGATAAAGCGGGCATCGTTGAATTTGCCCAAGAACTCAAAAAACTAGGTTGGGACATCATCTCAACAGGTGGTACTAAAGTTGCCCTTGACAATGCTGGGGTAGACACTATCGCCATCGACGATGTGACTGGTTTCCCAGAAATGATGGACGGACGTGTTAAGACCCTTCACCCAAATATCCACGGTGGTCTCCTCGCTCGTCGTGACCTCGATAGCCACCTTCAAGCGGCTAAGGACAATAATATCGAATTGATTGACCTTGTTGTGGTAAACCTTTATCCATTCAAGGAAACCATTCTCAAACCAGACGTGACTTACGCTGACGCAGTTGAAAACATCGATATCGGTGGTCCATCAATGCTTCGTTCAGCAGCTAAAAACCATGCTAGCGTAACAGTTGTGGTAGACCCTGCTGACTATGCGGTTGTGCTTGACGAATTGTCAGCAAACGGTGAAACAAGTTACGAAACTCGCCAACGTTTGGCAGCGAAAGTATACCGTCACACAGCTTCATATGATGCTTTGATTGCGGAATACTTCACAGCTCAAGTGGGTGAAACAAAACCTGAAAAACTCACTTTGACTTATGACCTTAAGCAACCAATGCGTTACGGTGAAAACCCTCAACAAGACGCAGACTTCTACCAAAAAGGTTTGCCAACGGCTTACTCAATTGCTTCAGCAAAACAGCTTAACGGTAAAGAATTGTCATTCAACAATATCCGTGACGCTGATGCCGCTATCCGTATCATCCGTGATTTCAAAGACCGTCCAACAGTTGTGGCTCTCAAACACATGAACCCATGTGGTATCGGTCAAGCTGATGACATCGAAACAGCTTGGGACTACGCTTATGAAGCTGACCCAGTGTCAATCTTCGGTGGTATTGTAGTTCTTAACCGTGAAGTGAATGCTGAGACAGCTAAGAAAATGCATGGTGTCTTCCTTGAAATCATTATTGCACCAAGCTATACAGATGAAGCGATTGAAATTTTGACTACCAAGAAGAAAAATTTACGTATCCTTGAGTTGCCATTTGATGCTCAAGATGCTAGTGGAGTGGAAGCGGAATACACTGGTGTTGTTGGAGGTCTCCTTGTTCAAAACCAAGACGTTGTTAAAGAAAGTCCAGCTGACTGGCAAGTGGTTACTAAACGCCAACCAACTGATACAGAAGCGACAGCTCTTGAGTTTGCTTGGAAAGCCGTCAAGTACGTCAAATCAAATGGTATCATCGTGACTAACGACCACATGACACTTGGTGTTGGCCCTGGCCAAACTAACCGTGTGGCTTCCGTCCGTATCGCTATTGACCAAGCCAAAGGGCGTCTTGACGGTGCTGTTCTTGCTTCAGATGCCTTCTTCCCATTTGCAGATAACGTGGAAGAAATCGCCAAAGCAGGTATCAAGGCTATTATCCAACCAGGTGGCTCAGTACGTGACCAAGAGTCTATCGAAGCAGCTGATAAATATGGATTAACGATGATCTTTACAGGCGTTCGTCACTTCCGTCATTAAAAATTTACGAAGCATCTAAGTAATTGGATGTTTTTAAGATGCCTTAAGCTTTCTTTAAGCTATCCAAGCTATACTAAGGTCATCCTAAAAAACTTTTTTTCATAAATCTCCTAAAATGAACTGTACCCCAAAAGTTAGACAGAAAAATCTAACTTTTGGGGTGTTTTTATTATGAAATTAACTTATGAAGATAAAGTTCAAATATATGAATTG
This region of Streptococcus thermophilus genomic DNA includes:
- a CDS encoding phosphoribosylformylglycinamidine synthase, encoding MDKRIFVEKKADFRVKSRSLLKELQHNIQLKTLNDLRIVQVYDVFNLAEDLFARAEKYIFSEQVTDTVLDEATVKTDLEKYAFFAIESLPGQFDQRAASSQEALLLLGSSSDVTVNTAQLYLVNKDIAANELEAVKNYLLNPVDSRFKDITVGIAKQDFSESDKTIPNLDFFETYTAEDFAQYKADQGLAMEVDDLLFIQDYFKSIGRVPTETELKVLDTYWSDHCRHTTFETELKNIDFSASKFQKQLQATYDKYIAMRDELGRAEKPQTLMDMATIFGRYERANGRLDDMEVSDEINACSVEIEVDVNGVKEPWLLMFKNETHNHPTEIEPFGGAATCIGGAIRDPLSGRSYVYQAMRISGAGDITTPIAETRAGKLPQQVISKKAAHGYSSYGNQIGLATTYVREYFHPGFVAKRMELGAVVGAAPKENVVREKPEAGDVIILLGGKTGRDGVGGATGSSKVQTVESVETAGAEVQKGNAIEERKIQRLFRNGEVTRLIKKSNDFGAGGVCVAIGELADGLEIDLDKVPLKYQGLNGTEIAISESQERMAVVVRPEDVDIFVAECNKENIDAVVVATVTEKPNLVMHWNGKTIVDLERRFLDTNGVRTVVDVKVVDKDVKLPEERKTSAETLEADTLEVLADLNHASQKGLQTMFDSSVGRSTVNHPLGGRYQITPTEASVQKLPVQYGVTTTASVIAQGFNPYIAEWSPYHGAAYAVIEATARLVAAGANWSKARFSYQEYFERMDKKAERFGQPVSALLGSIEAQIQLGLPSIGGKDSMSGTFEELTVPPTLVAFGVTTADSRKVLSPEFKAAGENIYYIPGQALAQEIDFDLIKSNFAQFEAIQADHKVTAASAVKYGGVIEALALATFGNHIGATVTLENLGTALTAQLGGFIFTSPEEIASVGKIGQTVADFTLAVNGVTLDGHKLDSAFQGKLEEVYPTEFAQATELEEVPAVTSDTVIKAKEVVEKPVVYIPVFPGTNSEYDSAKAFEKEGAKVNLVPFVTLNEEAIVKSVVTMVDNIEKANIIFLAGGFSAADEPDGAAKFIVNILLNEKVRAAIDSFIERGGLIIGICNGFQALVKSGLLPYGNFEDASSTSPTLFYNDANQHVAKMVETRIANTNSPWLAGVKVGDIHAIPVSHGEGKFVVTTEEFAELRDNGQIFSQYVDFEGKPSMDSKYNPNGSVNAIEGITSKNGQIIGKMGHSERFEDGLFKNIPGNKEQHLFASAVKYFTGK
- the purF gene encoding amidophosphoribosyltransferase; this encodes MTYEVKSLNEECGIFGIWGHPDAAKLTYFGLYSLQHRGQEGAGILSNDAGQLKRHRDMGLLSEVFRDPANLDKLTGKAAIGHVRYATAGEASVDNIQPFMFKFHDGQLGLAHNGNLTNAVSLRRELEKNGAIFSSTSDSEILAHLIRHSHNPSFMGKVKEALNTVKGGFAYLLMLEDKLIAALDPNGFRPLSIGKMANGAIVVSSETCAFEVVGAEWIRDVNPGEVVIIDDNGITYDNYTTDTQLAVCSMEYIYFARPDSNIRGVNVHTARKRMGAQLAREFKHEADIVVGVPNSSLSAAMGFAEESGLPNEMGLIKNQYTQRTFIQPTQELREQGVRMKLSAVSGVVKGKRVVMIDDSIVRGTTSRRIVNLLKEAGATEVHVAIGSPALAYPCFYGIDIQTRKELIAANHTVEETREIIGADSLTYLSIDGLIDSIGIDTDAPNGGLCVAYFDGEYPTPLYDYEERYLESLKEHTSFY
- the purM gene encoding phosphoribosylformylglycinamidine cyclo-ligase; this encodes MTNKNAYAQSGVDVEAGYEVVERIKKHVARTERAGVMGALGGFGGMFDLSKTGVKEPVLISGTDGVGTKLMLAIKYDKHDTIGQDCVAMCVNDIIAAGAEPLYFLDYVATGKNEPAKLEQVVAGVAEGCVQSGVALIGGETAEMPGMYGEDDYDLAGFAVGVAEKSQIIDGSKVAEGDVLLGLASSGIHSNGYSLVRRVFADYTGEEVLPELEGQKLKDVLLEPTRIYVKAALPLIKEELVNGIAHITGGGFIENVPRMFSDDLAAEIDESKVPVLPIFKALEKYGEIKHEEMFEIFNMGIGLMLAVKPENVERVKELLDEPVYEIGRIVKKDGASVVIK
- the purN gene encoding phosphoribosylglycinamide formyltransferase, coding for MAKRIAVFASGNGSNFQVIAEQFPVEFVFSDHRDAYVLERAKNLGVASHAFELKEFDNKAAYEEAIVKLLDEHQIDLVCLAGYMKIVGPTLLAAYEGRIINIHPAYLPEFPGAHGIEDAWNAGVDQSGVTIHWVDSGVDTGKVIKQVRVPRLEGDTLDTFETRIHETEYKLYPEVLDSLGVARK
- the purH gene encoding bifunctional phosphoribosylaminoimidazolecarboxamide formyltransferase/IMP cyclohydrolase; the protein is MTKRALISVSDKAGIVEFAQELKKLGWDIISTGGTKVALDNAGVDTIAIDDVTGFPEMMDGRVKTLHPNIHGGLLARRDLDSHLQAAKDNNIELIDLVVVNLYPFKETILKPDVTYADAVENIDIGGPSMLRSAAKNHASVTVVVDPADYAVVLDELSANGETSYETRQRLAAKVYRHTASYDALIAEYFTAQVGETKPEKLTLTYDLKQPMRYGENPQQDADFYQKGLPTAYSIASAKQLNGKELSFNNIRDADAAIRIIRDFKDRPTVVALKHMNPCGIGQADDIETAWDYAYEADPVSIFGGIVVLNREVNAETAKKMHGVFLEIIIAPSYTDEAIEILTTKKKNLRILELPFDAQDASGVEAEYTGVVGGLLVQNQDVVKESPADWQVVTKRQPTDTEATALEFAWKAVKYVKSNGIIVTNDHMTLGVGPGQTNRVASVRIAIDQAKGRLDGAVLASDAFFPFADNVEEIAKAGIKAIIQPGGSVRDQESIEAADKYGLTMIFTGVRHFRH